One Cryobacterium roopkundense genomic region harbors:
- a CDS encoding helix-turn-helix domain-containing protein: MILVRQEIGDVLRDFRLQKGRTLRQVASKASVALGYLSEVERGQKEASSEILASVADALDTPISVIMREVGDRLAVIEGIDTFPDTVPDDFGAAYDPGFLVR; this comes from the coding sequence ATGATTCTTGTTCGTCAGGAAATCGGCGATGTGCTCAGGGACTTCCGCCTGCAAAAAGGTAGAACTCTTCGACAGGTCGCAAGTAAAGCAAGCGTTGCGCTCGGCTACCTCAGCGAGGTAGAGCGCGGACAGAAAGAGGCCTCTTCGGAGATCCTCGCGTCCGTAGCGGATGCGCTTGACACCCCGATTTCAGTCATCATGCGTGAGGTCGGCGATCGACTCGCCGTCATAGAGGGGATCGATACGTTCCCCGACACCGTTCCAGACGATTTCGGGGCCGCCTACGACCCAGGATTTCTGGTTCGCTAA
- the miaA gene encoding tRNA (adenosine(37)-N6)-dimethylallyltransferase MiaA: MTRSASAVSATPRPLVVIVGSTGTGKSALSLDIAERLAASGQSGEIVNADAMQLYRGMDVGTAKLSVAERRGIRHHMLDTLEVTDEATVSNYQREARLVITDILERGAVPILVGGSGLYVSSVVYDFRFPGTDPVLRARLESELSEQGPGLMYARLMAVDSEAALRIGSSNGRRLVRALEVVELTGAPHVASLPADPVYWRPAVTLGLRVPREDLTPRLDARVERMWSDGIVAEAESLLSAGIERGITASRAIGYAQALGELHGTLTRAEAIESTQQLTRRYARRQVSWFKRYPTQWIEAQAPDRVEQALRHIASPL, translated from the coding sequence ATGACGAGGAGCGCTAGCGCGGTGTCGGCCACGCCCCGGCCTCTCGTCGTGATTGTCGGCTCAACCGGAACGGGCAAGTCGGCGCTCTCGCTCGACATTGCCGAACGACTGGCGGCTTCGGGACAATCCGGCGAAATCGTCAATGCCGATGCCATGCAGCTGTATCGCGGCATGGATGTGGGAACGGCCAAGCTGTCGGTGGCCGAACGCCGCGGCATTCGTCACCACATGCTGGATACGCTCGAGGTCACCGACGAGGCCACCGTCTCGAACTACCAGCGCGAGGCCCGGTTGGTGATAACCGACATCCTTGAGCGGGGTGCCGTGCCCATCCTCGTCGGGGGCTCCGGCTTGTATGTGTCGAGCGTTGTGTATGATTTCAGGTTTCCCGGCACCGACCCTGTTCTGCGCGCGCGGTTGGAGAGCGAGCTCAGCGAGCAGGGTCCCGGCCTCATGTACGCCCGCCTCATGGCCGTCGACTCGGAGGCGGCGCTTCGCATCGGTTCGAGCAACGGCCGGCGCCTCGTGCGTGCCCTTGAGGTCGTTGAACTGACCGGTGCCCCGCACGTTGCTTCACTGCCCGCCGACCCTGTCTACTGGCGTCCCGCCGTCACTCTGGGCCTTCGGGTGCCCCGGGAGGACCTCACACCCCGGCTTGATGCTCGCGTGGAGCGCATGTGGTCAGACGGCATCGTGGCAGAGGCGGAGAGCTTGCTGTCTGCCGGTATCGAGCGCGGAATCACCGCAAGCCGTGCGATCGGGTATGCGCAGGCGCTCGGCGAACTTCACGGCACCCTCACCCGGGCGGAGGCGATCGAGAGCACCCAACAGCTCACGCGTCGCTATGCACGGCGCCAGGTGAGCTGGTTCAAGCGTTACCCCACGCAGTGGATCGAGGCCCAGGCACCCGACCGCGTCGAGCAGGCTCTGCGCCACATCGCCAGCCCCCTCTAA
- the miaB gene encoding tRNA (N6-isopentenyl adenosine(37)-C2)-methylthiotransferase MiaB produces MSLTSAPTLAAPLAHRTVIAPSAAAVDDEGRARTYEVRTFGCQMNVHDSERLSGSLEAAGYVSAEGAEADIVVINTCAVRENADNKLYGNLGYLASVKRRHAGMQIAVGGCLAQKDKNTILEKAPWVDVVFGTHNMGALPSLLERARHNGEAQLEILESLETFPSTLPAKRDSTYSGWVSISVGCNNTCTFCIVPALRGKEKDRRPGEILAEIQALVDDGAIEVTLLGQNVNSYGVEFGDKLAFGKLLRAAGRIEGLERIRFTSPHPAAFTDDVIDAMAETPAVMPQLHMPLQSGSDRVLKAMRRSYRSTKFLGILERVRAQMPDAAITTDIIVGFPGETEEDFQETLRVVEESRFATAFTFQYSIRPGTPAATMPDQIPKEVVQDRYERLAVLQNRISWEENLALIGREVELLVSNGEGRKDSDTHRLSGRAADSRLVHFDVPAGSARPRPGDMVTVVITEAAPYHLIADSTDEAPLRIRATRAGDAWDRAEAEACGVPTHGGTASSNGTVSLGLPTLRVAGAGVQSGSTTIPIYDVNDEER; encoded by the coding sequence ATGAGTCTCACCAGTGCCCCCACGCTTGCCGCGCCCCTCGCTCACCGAACCGTGATTGCCCCTTCGGCGGCTGCGGTCGATGACGAGGGCCGGGCACGCACCTACGAGGTGCGCACCTTCGGCTGCCAGATGAACGTGCACGACTCCGAGCGACTGAGCGGGTCCCTCGAGGCCGCCGGCTACGTGTCCGCCGAGGGCGCGGAGGCCGACATCGTCGTGATCAACACCTGCGCTGTGCGCGAGAACGCGGACAACAAGCTCTACGGCAACCTCGGGTATCTCGCGTCGGTCAAACGTCGTCATGCCGGTATGCAGATCGCCGTGGGTGGCTGTCTGGCCCAGAAAGACAAGAACACCATTCTCGAGAAGGCGCCGTGGGTCGACGTGGTGTTCGGAACCCACAACATGGGTGCGCTCCCGAGCCTGCTCGAACGCGCCCGCCACAATGGCGAAGCCCAGCTCGAGATCCTTGAGTCCCTGGAGACGTTTCCGTCGACTTTGCCCGCGAAACGGGACTCCACGTACAGCGGCTGGGTGTCCATCTCGGTGGGCTGCAACAACACGTGCACGTTCTGCATCGTTCCTGCCCTGCGCGGCAAGGAAAAGGACCGCCGACCGGGTGAGATCCTCGCCGAAATCCAGGCCCTCGTCGACGACGGTGCCATCGAGGTGACCCTGCTCGGACAGAACGTGAACTCCTACGGCGTGGAATTCGGAGACAAACTTGCCTTCGGGAAGCTACTTCGCGCCGCCGGCAGGATCGAGGGGCTCGAACGCATCCGCTTCACAAGCCCGCACCCCGCGGCTTTTACTGATGACGTCATTGACGCGATGGCGGAGACGCCGGCCGTGATGCCTCAGCTGCACATGCCGTTGCAATCCGGATCCGATCGGGTTCTGAAGGCTATGCGCCGCTCTTACCGCTCCACGAAGTTCCTGGGTATCCTCGAGCGCGTTCGCGCTCAGATGCCGGACGCCGCAATCACCACCGACATCATTGTGGGTTTCCCCGGTGAGACAGAGGAAGACTTTCAAGAGACTCTCCGGGTTGTCGAGGAGTCGAGGTTCGCGACGGCGTTCACCTTCCAGTATTCGATTCGTCCGGGCACTCCCGCCGCGACGATGCCCGATCAAATTCCTAAAGAGGTCGTTCAGGACCGCTACGAACGACTGGCCGTTCTGCAGAACCGCATCTCCTGGGAGGAGAACCTGGCCCTCATCGGTCGCGAGGTCGAACTTCTTGTGTCCAACGGTGAAGGCCGCAAAGATTCCGACACCCACCGTCTGAGCGGCCGCGCGGCCGATAGCCGGCTGGTGCACTTCGACGTACCGGCCGGTTCCGCGCGTCCTCGCCCGGGAGACATGGTCACCGTCGTGATCACCGAGGCCGCCCCGTACCACTTGATTGCCGACTCCACCGACGAGGCGCCGCTTCGCATCCGTGCGACGCGGGCCGGTGACGCGTGGGACCGCGCCGAGGCGGAGGCCTGCGGGGTCCCCACCCACGGCGGCACAGCGTCGTCGAACGGCACGGTGTCACTCGGTCTTCCCACACTGCGCGTGGCTGGCGCGGGCGTGCAGAGCGGTTCCACGACCATTCCCATCTACGACGTGAATGACGAGGAGCGCTAG
- a CDS encoding DUF4097 family beta strand repeat-containing protein yields MPTFTTPAPIELAINLQVGGIEVVAGDRADTVVTVSATNPTKAVDRRGAEDTRVDFDGRRLTVVGPKPRMSWFGPTESVDVKIELPAASRLTAEIAVGAVRTVGTLGATRIKSSMGPVDIDATGDLWLRAGHGNATVGIAAGAIEITADHGQIRVATVTGDAILKASHGSIMVGECSGDLDAKLSYGDLEITKALASVSAKTAYGSIQLREISGGSVQVESGFGQVAIGVKPGVPAWLDLASKDGHVRNELAGDNAPESSEQTVAVRARTQYGNISIQRAR; encoded by the coding sequence ATGCCCACTTTCACCACCCCAGCCCCCATCGAACTCGCCATCAACCTGCAGGTGGGTGGCATCGAGGTCGTCGCCGGCGACCGCGCCGATACTGTCGTCACCGTCTCGGCCACCAACCCGACGAAGGCGGTCGACCGCCGCGGCGCCGAGGACACCAGGGTCGACTTCGACGGCCGCCGGCTCACCGTCGTGGGTCCTAAGCCCCGCATGAGCTGGTTCGGCCCGACCGAGTCGGTTGACGTGAAGATCGAGCTGCCGGCCGCATCGCGCCTCACGGCCGAGATAGCGGTCGGTGCCGTGCGCACCGTCGGAACCCTGGGCGCCACGCGCATCAAATCTTCCATGGGCCCGGTGGATATCGACGCCACGGGCGATCTGTGGCTGCGTGCCGGGCACGGCAACGCGACGGTAGGCATCGCGGCGGGCGCGATCGAGATCACAGCCGACCACGGACAGATTCGGGTGGCAACCGTCACCGGCGACGCGATTCTCAAAGCTTCCCACGGGAGCATCATGGTCGGGGAGTGCAGCGGCGACCTCGACGCGAAACTCTCTTACGGCGACCTGGAGATCACGAAGGCGCTCGCCTCCGTCTCGGCAAAGACCGCCTACGGCAGCATTCAGCTGCGCGAGATTTCGGGCGGATCCGTGCAGGTCGAGAGCGGCTTCGGCCAGGTCGCCATTGGGGTCAAGCCCGGTGTGCCCGCCTGGCTCGACCTGGCGTCGAAAGACGGCCACGTGCGCAATGAGCTCGCGGGCGACAACGCCCCAGAGTCCTCCGAGCAGACCGTCGCCGTTCGAGCACGCACCCAGTACGGCAACATCAGCATCCAGCGCGCCCGTTGA
- a CDS encoding regulatory protein RecX: protein MVHFVPADEADNTAARPAGVAPVTYLPGAGPGMKRRSPVETTPHARAREKTVFEQRATEPTSAEPTSAEFASAAQAQPDDVSDVDPDATERRERAEEVLLQRLRARSLSLVEAFAVMKDLDLDDGEAHDVIERFTLLAYLDDDKLADQIIHTHHVRKGLGRAGVETEMRRRKLDASIMLDKLEELPDDELERAIEEGTKRIAQLSRFDDQTIDRRLNAFLMRKGYNSQIVRVAVKAALDSRNGSSTVRFR, encoded by the coding sequence ATGGTTCATTTTGTACCGGCCGATGAGGCAGACAACACCGCAGCACGGCCGGCGGGTGTTGCGCCCGTGACCTATCTTCCCGGGGCGGGGCCCGGCATGAAACGCCGTAGTCCCGTGGAGACGACGCCGCACGCTCGGGCGCGGGAGAAGACGGTCTTCGAACAGCGCGCCACGGAGCCCACAAGTGCAGAACCCACAAGTGCTGAGTTCGCGAGTGCAGCACAAGCACAGCCCGACGACGTGTCCGACGTGGACCCGGATGCCACCGAGCGGCGGGAACGCGCCGAAGAGGTCCTCCTTCAGCGGCTGCGTGCCCGCTCCCTGTCCCTGGTCGAGGCCTTCGCTGTGATGAAGGACCTCGACCTTGACGACGGCGAGGCGCACGACGTGATCGAGCGGTTCACGCTGCTCGCCTACCTCGACGACGACAAGCTCGCCGACCAGATCATTCACACCCACCACGTGCGCAAAGGCCTGGGGCGAGCGGGGGTAGAGACCGAGATGCGTCGACGCAAACTCGACGCGAGTATCATGCTCGACAAACTCGAAGAGCTTCCCGACGACGAGCTCGAGCGGGCCATCGAAGAGGGCACCAAGCGCATCGCGCAGCTGAGCCGGTTCGACGATCAGACCATCGACCGTCGGCTCAACGCGTTCCTGATGCGGAAGGGCTACAACTCTCAGATCGTGCGTGTTGCCGTCAAGGCAGCCCTCGACTCACGCAACGGTTCGTCCACGGTGCGTTTTCGCTGA
- the dapF gene encoding diaminopimelate epimerase — protein MGNLNFTKGHGTGNDFVLFADPDGLQELTAEQIRAVCDRKFGVGADGVIRAVRSANLPDGAAALAEDDHAEWFMDYSNADGSVSEMCGNGIRVFTRYLLDNGLTTLNPGDTLAIGTRAGVRDVQRNATGYQADLGRWRLDGGEPLVRVKNLPIARPGLGINVGNPHVVVALADDDELDSADLTFIPQLDPEPADGANVELVVPLEPLVVNGVGRIRMRVHERGSGETLSCGTGAVAAALATRHWAGAGAPNQWRVEVPGGVLGVRMFPTEDGEHVSLSGPAELVFDGVLALG, from the coding sequence ATGGGCAATCTGAACTTCACCAAGGGACACGGCACCGGTAACGACTTCGTTTTGTTCGCCGATCCCGATGGGCTCCAGGAGTTGACCGCCGAGCAGATCCGCGCCGTGTGCGACCGTAAGTTCGGTGTGGGAGCGGATGGCGTGATACGGGCCGTGCGCTCGGCCAACCTTCCCGACGGCGCGGCGGCCCTTGCCGAGGATGACCACGCCGAGTGGTTCATGGACTACTCCAACGCCGACGGTTCTGTCTCGGAAATGTGCGGCAACGGCATCCGCGTGTTCACCCGGTACCTGCTCGACAACGGCCTGACAACCCTCAATCCCGGCGACACCCTCGCGATCGGCACGCGCGCGGGAGTGCGCGACGTGCAGCGCAACGCCACGGGCTACCAGGCCGACCTCGGACGGTGGCGGCTCGACGGCGGCGAGCCCCTCGTGCGAGTGAAGAATCTTCCGATCGCCCGTCCTGGGCTGGGTATTAACGTGGGTAACCCCCACGTTGTCGTTGCCCTCGCCGACGACGACGAACTCGACTCGGCCGACCTCACCTTCATCCCGCAGCTCGACCCGGAACCCGCAGACGGCGCCAATGTGGAACTCGTCGTGCCGCTCGAACCGCTCGTGGTGAACGGCGTGGGGCGCATCCGAATGCGCGTGCACGAGCGCGGCAGCGGCGAAACGCTCTCCTGCGGCACTGGTGCCGTTGCGGCCGCCCTGGCGACCCGGCATTGGGCAGGGGCCGGCGCACCCAACCAGTGGCGGGTCGAGGTTCCTGGCGGCGTTCTCGGCGTGCGAATGTTCCCCACCGAGGACGGCGAGCACGTGTCGCTCTCCGGGCCGGCGGAACTCGTCTTCGACGGAGTCCTCGCCCTCGGGTAA
- a CDS encoding CinA family protein encodes MPDPAPTEANASDDATAELIAELTAAHYSIAVAESLTGGLLVAELVRVPGASAVVNGGLVAYNSELKRTLLGVDSSVLNVHGPVHPDVAKLMAIGVRTTLAVNGERASIGLSTTGVAGPGPQGGHEAGTVYIGLSKGTGSWAIPLQLTGDRTAIRAETVTRAIEAVRELIARDTAE; translated from the coding sequence GTGCCTGACCCTGCTCCGACCGAGGCGAACGCGAGCGACGACGCAACGGCCGAGCTTATCGCCGAACTCACGGCCGCCCATTACAGCATCGCCGTGGCCGAGTCACTGACGGGAGGACTTCTTGTGGCAGAGCTCGTGCGGGTACCCGGGGCATCCGCTGTGGTGAACGGGGGACTGGTCGCTTACAACTCCGAACTGAAGCGGACCCTGCTCGGTGTCGACTCGAGCGTGCTCAACGTGCACGGCCCTGTACACCCCGATGTCGCCAAGCTCATGGCGATCGGGGTGCGCACGACCCTGGCCGTGAATGGGGAACGGGCGTCCATCGGGTTGTCCACCACCGGTGTGGCGGGTCCCGGACCTCAGGGCGGGCACGAGGCCGGCACCGTCTACATCGGGTTGTCGAAGGGCACGGGTTCCTGGGCGATCCCACTCCAGTTGACCGGCGATCGTACGGCGATTCGGGCGGAGACCGTGACCAGGGCAATCGAGGCTGTGCGTGAGCTGATAGCCCGGGATACGGCGGAATAG
- the pgsA gene encoding CDP-diacylglycerol--glycerol-3-phosphate 3-phosphatidyltransferase — protein sequence MATPHDPLVRPSNWNVPNAITVVRILLAPLFIWMLLADGGADGALRWAAAILFIVAIATDGIDGAIARKHNLVTDLGKLLDPIADKILTGGALVCLSILGELPWWVTIVILVREIGITVFRFVMLRDRVIPASRGGKLKTVAQSVAISTALLPLWLVFGDEPMHWVNTVLMSIAFVLTVVSGIDYLVSAWRENSKLRNSAQGQSA from the coding sequence ATGGCGACACCGCACGATCCCCTCGTCCGCCCCAGCAACTGGAACGTACCCAACGCCATCACGGTCGTGCGCATCCTGCTGGCCCCGCTGTTCATCTGGATGCTCCTCGCCGACGGCGGTGCCGACGGCGCGTTGCGCTGGGCGGCCGCCATCCTCTTCATCGTTGCCATCGCCACCGACGGCATCGACGGCGCCATCGCGAGAAAGCACAATCTCGTGACGGACCTCGGCAAATTGCTCGACCCGATCGCCGATAAGATCCTCACCGGGGGCGCCCTGGTCTGCCTGTCCATCTTGGGAGAGCTGCCCTGGTGGGTCACCATCGTGATCCTGGTTCGCGAAATAGGAATCACGGTGTTCAGGTTTGTCATGCTGCGCGACCGGGTGATCCCCGCGAGTCGCGGCGGCAAACTCAAGACCGTGGCGCAATCCGTGGCGATCTCGACGGCGCTGCTGCCGCTCTGGCTCGTGTTCGGCGACGAGCCGATGCACTGGGTGAACACCGTATTGATGTCGATCGCGTTCGTGCTCACCGTCGTCTCGGGCATCGACTACCTTGTGTCCGCCTGGCGGGAAAATTCGAAACTCCGGAATTCTGCGCAGGGCCAGAGTGCCTGA
- the recA gene encoding recombinase RecA, which translates to MASAADREKALETALAQIDRQFGKGSVMRLGSDERAPVETISTGSVALDVALGIGGLPRGRIVEIYGPESSGKTTLTLHAIANAQKNGGIAAFIDAEHALDPEYAKKLGVDIDALLVSQPDTGEQALEIADMLVRSGSIDLIVVDSVAALVPRAEIEGEMGDSHVGLQARLMSQALRKLTGGLSQTNTTMIFINQLREKIGVFFGSPETTSGGKALKFYASVRLDIRRIETLKDGTEAIGNRTRVKVVKNKMAPPFKQAEFDIMYGVGISREGSLIDFGVDQGIVKKSGAWYTYDGDQLGQGKENSRNFLLRNPDMANEIERKILIKLGVGPEGIAAKAAEKAALAEAEAAEKAKAAELGITAPPVAVKAGRKSA; encoded by the coding sequence ATGGCATCAGCAGCAGATCGCGAAAAAGCGCTCGAAACCGCACTCGCCCAAATCGACCGCCAGTTCGGCAAGGGATCGGTCATGCGCCTCGGTAGCGACGAACGAGCGCCCGTCGAAACCATCTCCACGGGTTCCGTCGCGCTGGACGTGGCCCTCGGCATAGGCGGGCTGCCCCGCGGTCGGATCGTGGAGATCTACGGACCGGAGTCGTCGGGAAAGACCACGCTCACCCTGCACGCCATCGCCAACGCCCAGAAGAACGGGGGCATCGCGGCGTTCATCGATGCCGAGCACGCGCTCGACCCTGAATACGCCAAGAAGCTGGGCGTCGACATCGACGCCCTCCTGGTGTCGCAGCCCGACACCGGAGAGCAGGCGCTCGAGATCGCAGACATGCTTGTGCGAAGTGGCTCGATCGACCTCATCGTCGTTGACTCCGTAGCCGCCCTTGTGCCCCGCGCCGAGATCGAAGGCGAAATGGGCGACTCCCACGTCGGCCTGCAGGCGCGACTCATGTCGCAGGCGCTCCGCAAGCTCACCGGTGGGCTCAGCCAGACCAACACCACGATGATCTTCATCAACCAGCTGCGCGAGAAGATCGGGGTGTTCTTCGGCAGCCCCGAGACCACGTCCGGCGGAAAGGCGCTCAAGTTCTATGCCTCAGTGCGCCTCGACATCCGCCGTATCGAAACCCTGAAAGACGGCACTGAGGCCATCGGAAACCGTACGCGTGTCAAGGTCGTCAAGAACAAGATGGCGCCGCCCTTCAAGCAGGCCGAATTCGACATCATGTACGGCGTCGGTATCTCCCGCGAGGGCAGCCTCATCGACTTCGGTGTCGACCAGGGCATCGTCAAGAAGTCCGGCGCCTGGTACACCTACGATGGCGACCAGCTCGGCCAGGGCAAAGAAAACTCGCGCAACTTCCTGTTGCGCAACCCCGACATGGCGAACGAGATCGAACGTAAGATCCTGATCAAGCTGGGCGTCGGCCCTGAGGGCATCGCGGCCAAGGCCGCCGAGAAGGCGGCTCTCGCCGAGGCTGAGGCTGCCGAGAAGGCCAAGGCCGCCGAGCTGGGAATCACGGCTCCTCCGGTCGCCGTCAAGGCAGGCCGTAAGAGCGCCTAG
- a CDS encoding DUF3046 domain-containing protein — protein MRLSEFRRALGEEFGDAYGRVLTSDLVLAALGGRTAQEALDAGVPARDVWQALCAETDVPESRRHGAGRPAARA, from the coding sequence ATGCGATTGAGTGAATTTCGCCGCGCCCTGGGCGAGGAGTTCGGTGACGCCTACGGCCGGGTGCTCACGAGCGATCTGGTGCTCGCCGCCCTCGGCGGTCGCACGGCCCAGGAAGCCCTCGACGCTGGCGTGCCGGCCCGCGACGTGTGGCAGGCGCTGTGCGCCGAAACCGACGTGCCCGAAAGCCGTCGTCACGGCGCTGGGCGGCCCGCCGCCCGCGCCTAG